In Thauera aromatica K172, one DNA window encodes the following:
- a CDS encoding YIP1 family protein: MMKFLHLPPMMWSSSAAWDEIARARPSTVSMIFGLILPLSALPPRMLIHAADHIGVHYFPDVSADSWRLAALLFFVAELVSLLLITWLIREVSKTRKGSADIHDAFTVAVVAALPLWLSSLVLLQHGIVPVIAIPLLALAASVALIRYGVENLLHVREPIDAFELAVIVTNSGVFAWVVLVGIALAPVLAA; the protein is encoded by the coding sequence ATGATGAAATTCCTGCACTTGCCGCCAATGATGTGGTCGTCGAGCGCGGCCTGGGACGAGATTGCGCGTGCCCGCCCTTCGACCGTCTCGATGATTTTCGGGCTGATCCTACCGCTGTCGGCCCTACCACCGCGGATGCTCATTCATGCTGCAGATCATATTGGCGTCCACTATTTCCCCGACGTTTCGGCCGACTCCTGGCGTCTTGCAGCACTGCTGTTCTTCGTCGCTGAGCTCGTTTCGCTGCTACTGATAACTTGGCTGATTCGGGAAGTTTCGAAGACCAGAAAAGGGAGCGCAGACATCCATGACGCATTCACTGTCGCCGTGGTTGCCGCACTTCCGCTGTGGTTATCGTCCCTCGTCTTGCTGCAACACGGAATCGTTCCGGTGATTGCAATCCCTTTGCTCGCCCTGGCCGCCTCCGTTGCATTGATCCGGTACGGGGTCGAGAATTTGCTGCACGTCCGGGAACCGATCGATGCATTCGAACTTGCCGTGATCGTCACCAACAGCGGCGTGTTCGCATGGGTCGTCCTGGTTGGGATTGCGCTTGCCCCTGTACTCGCGGCCTGA
- a CDS encoding ribonucleotide reductase subunit alpha, which yields MISEFQGLLEAARGQTEPQRLLFVFARAELPEDATPEQRRRFDRGQGGTLAPVMFVDKKTDEIQSFAELVEESRHMGQHWDVVFVGCLGGQGSREPSDEATQQALEAMIKSIQGGIVSHLLAYRADGEQLQFG from the coding sequence ATGATTTCAGAATTCCAGGGGCTTTTGGAGGCAGCGCGCGGGCAAACCGAGCCGCAGCGGTTGCTGTTCGTCTTTGCGCGAGCCGAGCTCCCCGAAGACGCGACACCGGAGCAGAGGCGCCGCTTCGATCGCGGTCAGGGCGGTACTCTGGCCCCAGTCATGTTCGTAGACAAAAAGACGGACGAAATCCAGAGCTTCGCCGAACTGGTCGAAGAGTCACGGCACATGGGGCAGCACTGGGATGTGGTGTTTGTCGGCTGTCTGGGTGGGCAGGGATCGCGGGAGCCAAGCGACGAAGCGACCCAGCAGGCGCTGGAGGCCATGATCAAATCGATCCAGGGCGGGATCGTCAGCCATCTGCTGGCCTATCGAGCGGACGGAGAGCAGCTCCAGTTCGGCTGA
- a CDS encoding class I SAM-dependent methyltransferase, with protein sequence MPVELLIAMLRDPASTGALLPSSRALASAMANAASGADLIVELGAGTGAVTRALLHAQPHVPLIAVELQAPLAQRLKACCPAVDVRQAAAKEVVDALIDAQGKVVLVSSLPFRSLPRRVASETATCLCRFLAQDPERKLVQFTYQPRAPFNAPPGLRWQRTSVVWRNTPPAGIWELQAV encoded by the coding sequence ATGCCGGTAGAACTGCTGATCGCAATGCTACGAGACCCGGCCTCGACGGGCGCACTACTGCCCTCGTCACGCGCGCTGGCAAGTGCCATGGCCAACGCCGCCAGCGGTGCCGACCTGATCGTCGAACTCGGAGCCGGCACCGGTGCCGTCACCCGTGCCCTGCTCCATGCCCAACCTCACGTGCCGCTGATTGCGGTGGAACTGCAGGCACCTCTTGCGCAGCGGCTGAAAGCTTGCTGCCCCGCTGTGGATGTGCGCCAGGCTGCGGCGAAAGAGGTCGTGGACGCCTTGATCGATGCACAAGGCAAGGTCGTCCTCGTTTCCAGTCTCCCGTTCCGCTCCCTGCCACGCCGCGTGGCAAGCGAAACGGCCACCTGCCTATGCCGATTCCTCGCACAGGACCCTGAGCGCAAGCTCGTCCAGTTCACCTATCAGCCCAGAGCGCCATTCAACGCTCCGCCCGGCCTGCGGTGGCAGCGGACATCGGTGGTTTGGCGCAATACACCACCGGCCGGGATATGGGAGCTACAAGCAGTGTGA
- a CDS encoding M61 family metallopeptidase, with protein sequence MPSSPSSVEYRIRPSNPGAHLFAVSCTVRTLDPSGQVFRLPAWIPGSYMIREFARNIVSLRAETGGKPCAVEKIDKHSWKVEALPRGTRLTLHHEVYAWDLSVRSAHLDTTHGFFNGTSVFLAPDGCAALPCTVVIEAPEGEQYRNWRLATTLPPARPGRTREFGFGRFRAVDYDELIDHPVEMGCFTSARFDAGGVHHDLVLSGRHDCDLDRLGADLARICACQIELFGAPVPMSRYAFLVMVVGEGYGGLEHRASTALICSRADLPWKGMEGLPDGYKTFLGLCSHEYFHTWNIKRIKPAAFTPYELGRENYTRLLWAFEGFTSYYDDLILVRSGVIGVEDYLALLGKTVSNVMRGSGRLRQSVAESSFDAWIKYYRQDENAPNAIVSYYTKGALIALALDLQLRVGSAGRCSLDAVMRLLWARHGQSGAGVAEDGIFAAVREAAGPRLGPRLADWLEAAVEGTGDLPLPRLLKDFGIVLEAASTGKAPWLGLKLAAGEAEAKVVNVFDGGPAQAAGIAAGDVLLALDGLKLSAKGMDGCLARRRPGERVEIHLFRRDELMQFQLTLAPAPADNYSLKLAPRAGAAARALREGWLGRA encoded by the coding sequence ATGCCGTCCTCGCCTTCTTCCGTCGAATATCGTATCCGCCCTTCGAATCCCGGCGCACATCTGTTCGCCGTGAGCTGCACGGTAAGGACACTCGACCCGTCCGGCCAGGTGTTCCGCCTGCCGGCATGGATTCCGGGCAGCTACATGATCCGCGAGTTCGCGCGCAACATCGTCAGCCTCCGTGCCGAGACCGGTGGCAAGCCGTGCGCAGTGGAAAAGATCGACAAGCACAGCTGGAAGGTGGAGGCGCTGCCTCGCGGAACGCGCCTGACCCTGCACCACGAGGTGTACGCCTGGGATTTGTCGGTACGTTCTGCCCACCTCGATACCACGCATGGCTTTTTCAATGGCACCAGTGTGTTCCTGGCTCCGGACGGGTGCGCGGCCTTGCCCTGCACGGTCGTGATCGAGGCCCCCGAAGGGGAGCAATACCGCAACTGGAGGCTCGCGACCACGCTGCCACCGGCACGACCGGGCAGAACACGGGAATTCGGGTTCGGGCGCTTTCGTGCGGTCGACTACGACGAACTGATCGACCACCCGGTCGAAATGGGGTGTTTCACGAGCGCCCGCTTCGATGCCGGCGGTGTACACCACGATCTCGTCCTCAGCGGACGCCACGACTGCGACCTCGATCGGCTGGGGGCCGACCTGGCGCGCATCTGTGCCTGCCAGATCGAGCTGTTCGGTGCCCCCGTACCGATGTCGCGCTATGCGTTTCTGGTCATGGTGGTGGGCGAGGGCTATGGCGGCCTGGAGCATCGCGCATCGACTGCCCTGATCTGCAGCCGTGCCGATCTGCCGTGGAAAGGCATGGAAGGGCTGCCCGATGGCTACAAGACTTTCCTCGGCCTGTGCAGTCACGAGTATTTCCATACCTGGAACATCAAACGCATCAAGCCGGCCGCGTTTACCCCCTACGAACTCGGGCGCGAAAACTACACCCGCTTATTGTGGGCATTCGAAGGCTTCACTTCCTATTACGACGACCTGATCCTGGTGCGCAGCGGAGTGATCGGCGTTGAAGACTATCTCGCGCTGCTCGGCAAAACGGTGTCGAACGTGATGCGCGGCAGCGGCCGCCTGCGCCAGAGCGTGGCCGAATCGTCTTTCGATGCCTGGATCAAGTACTACCGCCAGGACGAGAACGCGCCCAATGCCATCGTCAGCTATTACACGAAAGGAGCGCTGATCGCGCTCGCCCTCGATCTGCAGCTGCGTGTCGGCAGCGCAGGGCGCTGCAGCCTGGACGCGGTCATGCGCCTGCTGTGGGCCCGGCATGGGCAAAGCGGCGCGGGGGTGGCCGAGGACGGGATCTTCGCCGCAGTACGCGAAGCCGCAGGCCCTCGGCTCGGTCCCCGTCTGGCGGACTGGCTGGAGGCCGCGGTGGAGGGGACCGGGGATTTACCGCTGCCGCGACTGTTGAAGGATTTCGGCATCGTGCTCGAGGCCGCCTCGACAGGCAAGGCACCCTGGTTGGGGCTCAAGCTGGCGGCGGGCGAGGCCGAGGCGAAAGTCGTCAACGTGTTCGACGGCGGGCCGGCGCAGGCGGCGGGCATCGCTGCCGGAGATGTGCTGCTGGCGCTGGATGGGCTGAAGTTGAGCGCGAAGGGGATGGACGGGTGCCTGGCGAGGCGCCGGCCGGGCGAGCGGGTGGAGATCCACCTGTTCCGGCGCGACGAGCTGATGCAGTTCCAGCTCACCTTGGCGCCCGCCCCAGCGGACAACTACAGCCTGAAGCTCGCGCCGCGGGCCGGTGCGGCTGCGCGGGCGCTGCGCGAAGGCTGGCTCGGACGGGCCTGA
- a CDS encoding HD-GYP domain-containing protein: MPPAPHPHPSFQQFSPAITLGEDTPAPGAAVSLASLAPLPAIGTDPRKTYRQMFQMAQELQDVAAERDRAQAAAADAQHRALQRLILLAALKDGGSPEHCLRVGALSALVAQAMGLPQKRCDMLFEAAPLHDLGKLGIPDSILLKPGRLSAEEWRIMRDHPLLGARLLEGSGSPVQELAVEIVLNHHEKWDGSGYPAGRFGTNTPLSARITAVVDFFDAVTAPRSDRAALDDNEVFRLLECASGTQFDPAVVSAMFNIRPRLPHIRRLAAERAPRLLDAPRQDYWWRQA, from the coding sequence ATGCCTCCAGCGCCCCACCCCCATCCGTCCTTCCAGCAATTTTCCCCTGCGATCACGCTGGGCGAGGACACGCCGGCACCTGGGGCGGCGGTTTCCCTCGCCAGCCTTGCACCACTTCCGGCCATCGGCACCGACCCGCGCAAAACCTACCGGCAGATGTTTCAGATGGCGCAGGAATTGCAGGATGTGGCAGCCGAACGTGACCGCGCCCAGGCCGCCGCCGCAGACGCGCAGCACCGGGCCCTGCAGCGGCTGATCCTCCTCGCGGCACTCAAGGACGGGGGTTCCCCCGAGCACTGCCTGCGCGTGGGCGCACTGTCAGCCCTGGTCGCCCAGGCCATGGGCCTGCCCCAAAAGCGCTGCGACATGCTGTTCGAAGCCGCTCCGCTGCACGATCTGGGCAAGCTCGGCATCCCCGATTCGATTCTGCTCAAGCCTGGCCGCCTGAGCGCGGAGGAGTGGCGGATCATGCGCGATCACCCCCTGCTCGGCGCCCGCCTGCTGGAGGGTTCAGGCTCACCCGTGCAAGAACTCGCGGTCGAAATCGTCCTCAATCACCATGAAAAATGGGACGGCAGCGGCTACCCGGCGGGCCGCTTCGGCACCAACACCCCGCTCAGCGCCCGCATCACCGCAGTCGTGGATTTCTTCGATGCGGTCACCGCTCCCCGGAGCGACCGCGCGGCCCTCGACGACAACGAAGTATTCCGCCTGCTCGAGTGCGCGAGCGGCACCCAGTTCGATCCGGCCGTCGTCAGCGCGATGTTCAACATTCGCCCCCGCCTTCCCCACATCCGCCGCCTCGCCGCCGAACGCGCTCCCCGTCTCCTCGATGCGCCTCGGCAAGACTACTGGTGGCGACAGGCATAA